The following coding sequences are from one Zalophus californianus isolate mZalCal1 chromosome 15, mZalCal1.pri.v2, whole genome shotgun sequence window:
- the TSPAN15 gene encoding tetraspanin-15 isoform X3, translating to MPRGDSEQVRYCARLSYLWLKFSLVIYSTVFWLIGALVLSVGIYAEVERQKYKTLESAFLAPAIILILLGVIMFIVSFIGVLASLRDNLCLLQAFMYILGICLIIELIGGVVALIFRNQTIDFLNDNIRRGIENYYDDLDFKNIMDFVQKEFKCCGGEDYRDWSKNQYHDCSAPGPLACGVPYTCCVRNTHRGVGPVTLPTAQMKKLGHQALGACLAQARVFEGQKPLPRQRFLNLKGWWGWNEMPPSWELCSGLLHGGAERGPGQGGLVGQPALQPSLGGTWEWVW from the exons ATGCCCCGCGGGGACTCCGAGCAGGTGCGCTACTGCGCGCGCCTCTCCTACCTCTGGCTCAAGTTCTCGCTGGTCATCTACTCCACGGTGTTCTGG CTGATCGGAGCCTTGGTCCTGTCAGTGGGGATCTACGCAGAGGTGGAACGACAGAAATATAAGACCCTTGAAAGCGCCTTTCTGGCCCCGGCCATCATCCTTATCCTTCTGGGGGTCATCATGTTCATTGTCTCCTTCATTGGCGTGCTGGCTTCCCTCCGTGACAACCTGTGCCTTCTCCAAGCG tttatgtACATCCTTGGGATTTGCCTCATAATTGAGCTCATCGGTGGCGTGGTGGCCTTGATCTTCCGGAACCAG ACCATCGACTTTCTGAATGACAACATTCGAAGAGGAATCGAGAACTACTATGACGATCTGGACTTCAAAAACATCATGGACTTTGTTCAGAAGGAG TTCAAGTGCTGTGGCGGGGAAGACTACCGGGATTGGAGCAAAAACCAGTACCACGACTGCAGCGCCCCCGGACCGCTGGCCTGTGGGGTGCCCTACACCTGCTGCGTCAGAAACACG CACCGTGGGGTCGGTCCTGTTACTTTACCCACTGCACAGATGAAGAAGTTGGGGCACCAAGCATTAGGTGCCTGCCTTGCCCAGGCAAGGGTTTTTGAAGGGCAAAAACCTTTGCCCAGGCAAAGGTTTTTGAATTTGAAGGGTTGGTGGGGCTGGAATGAAATGCCACCATCATGGGAACTGTGCTCTGGACTCCTACACGGAGGCGCGGAGAGGGGTCCAGGCCAGGGGGGCCTCGTGGGGCAGCCGGCTCTGCAGCCTTCACTGGGCGGCACCTGGGAATGGGTGTGGTGA